One genomic segment of bacterium includes these proteins:
- a CDS encoding VOC family protein produces MSFDIAGISHTALAVPDLDAAMSLYGNALGLTWARPQQRAVSIRAAAGDLTTEIRFTYSRQGPPHLELIEGAADTIWAPVSGLHHIGLWSHQLEIDAAQLEHAGMALEMAGLSRSGKQPSGFTYHRSAHGLRVELVDAAARAAFERWFAGGDLR; encoded by the coding sequence ATGTCGTTCGATATCGCGGGCATCAGCCATACCGCGCTCGCGGTGCCCGACCTCGATGCTGCGATGAGCCTGTACGGGAACGCGCTCGGCCTGACATGGGCACGCCCCCAGCAACGAGCAGTCAGCATCCGGGCCGCGGCCGGTGACCTGACTACGGAGATCCGGTTCACGTACTCCCGGCAAGGTCCTCCCCACCTCGAGCTCATCGAGGGCGCCGCGGACACGATCTGGGCGCCGGTGAGTGGCCTACATCACATCGGACTGTGGAGCCACCAGCTCGAGATCGACGCCGCGCAGTTGGAGCATGCAGGGATGGCTCTCGAGATGGCCGGCCTCAGCAGATCAGGCAAGCAACCCTCCGGATTCACCTACCACCGTTCGGCCCACGGGCTGAGAGTCGAACTGGTGGACGCCGCGGCGCGGGCCGCCTTCGAGCGCTGGTTTGCGGGAGGGGACCTTCGCTGA
- a CDS encoding VOC family protein, with product MSIGLSQMHHIGIVVSDLDGAMKELSSQMALTWAPIRHGERIVRHLGRLVTTDLRLTYSIEGPPHLELIGEARGSPWEPTRGGIHHAGFWVQDLRGTGLELARAGMRLEATYDAEDGGLLGFAYFTDANGFRVEILDDSRRQSFDDWLAGGPG from the coding sequence TTGAGCATCGGGTTGTCGCAGATGCACCACATCGGGATCGTCGTGTCGGATCTAGATGGTGCGATGAAGGAGTTGAGCAGCCAGATGGCCCTCACGTGGGCGCCGATACGGCACGGCGAACGCATCGTGCGCCACCTCGGCCGGCTGGTGACGACCGACCTCCGACTCACCTACTCGATCGAGGGCCCGCCGCATCTGGAGTTGATCGGCGAAGCCCGAGGCTCGCCGTGGGAACCCACCCGAGGAGGCATACACCACGCCGGGTTCTGGGTTCAGGATCTGCGCGGCACCGGCCTCGAACTGGCCCGGGCCGGGATGAGGCTCGAAGCCACCTATGACGCCGAGGACGGCGGGTTGCTCGGTTTTGCATACTTCACCGACGCAAATGGATTCCGGGTCGAGATCCTCGATGACTCTCGCCGGCAGTCGTTCGATGACTGGCTTGCGGGCGGGCCGGGCTAG
- a CDS encoding TIGR03619 family F420-dependent LLM class oxidoreductase — MKFGLHLPQLGRAASPERVGAAAATAEDLGFADVWASDHVAVPTSIEGMPSFFPEPVPLLALAAAHTRRVGLGTSVIVPAYRNPMHFAKQWATLDWLAPGRTILGVGAGWLTEEFAAVGVPMQGRGERLDDYIRGWRALWAGATEFKSRYFSFEAVRVKPRPSEAIPVWIGGSSAGALRRAAWCDGWHGTWAPLDEFKRRVVMLLAEMEKIERHRAEVTVSIHMEVTIGDGLDYSGWSSVGDGYGDRRPVTGRPEDVAELLAGYAEAGLDHVLVTPVVRGARAWDEMVLGIAALKDLVGRGAH; from the coding sequence TTGAAGTTTGGTCTGCACCTCCCCCAGCTCGGCAGAGCGGCTTCGCCCGAGAGGGTGGGGGCCGCAGCTGCTACCGCCGAGGACCTCGGCTTTGCCGATGTGTGGGCGTCGGATCACGTGGCGGTCCCGACGTCGATCGAAGGCATGCCCTCGTTTTTCCCGGAGCCGGTTCCGCTGCTGGCCCTTGCGGCGGCTCACACACGCCGGGTCGGCCTCGGAACCAGCGTCATCGTTCCTGCCTACCGGAATCCCATGCACTTCGCCAAGCAGTGGGCGACGCTGGATTGGCTGGCGCCCGGACGCACGATTCTGGGGGTCGGCGCCGGGTGGCTGACGGAGGAGTTTGCCGCCGTCGGCGTTCCGATGCAGGGCCGAGGCGAGCGACTCGACGATTACATCCGAGGGTGGAGGGCCCTCTGGGCGGGAGCCACGGAATTCAAGAGCCGATACTTCTCGTTCGAGGCGGTCAGAGTGAAACCAAGGCCGTCCGAGGCGATCCCCGTCTGGATAGGTGGTTCATCAGCGGGTGCGTTGCGCCGAGCCGCATGGTGTGACGGCTGGCACGGCACCTGGGCGCCGCTCGACGAGTTCAAGCGAAGGGTCGTGATGCTCCTCGCCGAGATGGAGAAGATCGAGCGCCATCGTGCGGAGGTCACCGTGTCGATCCACATGGAGGTCACTATCGGTGACGGTCTCGACTACTCGGGCTGGTCGTCGGTCGGTGACGGCTACGGTGATCGGCGACCGGTGACCGGGCGTCCGGAGGATGTCGCAGAACTTCTGGCCGGCTACGCGGAGGCCGGGCTCGACCATGTCCTTGTCACACCGGTAGTTCGCGGCGCGAGAGCCTGGGACGAGATGGTTCTCGGCATCGCCGCCCTCAAGGATCTCGTCGGGAGGGGCGCGCATTGA
- a CDS encoding VOC family protein, with the protein MPAVHIDHVAMCVRDLETAIADWHDILEVLSPEHTLQLTRGEGTADGVHMVWATFQNPDPLGVSIQLWAPGMPGTWVDKLLDRRGEFVHHIAFLSDDFGHTVEQCRQAGLPVLLDENSGPPNIPWLQWNFIGEDKAHGVLIELATRYQAVGDRWYPHPGNAENDHLAAELRQRWDEAPFGED; encoded by the coding sequence ATGCCGGCTGTCCACATTGATCACGTCGCGATGTGCGTGCGCGATCTGGAAACGGCGATCGCCGATTGGCACGACATTCTCGAAGTTCTCTCGCCGGAGCACACCCTGCAGCTGACCCGGGGTGAGGGCACGGCCGACGGCGTTCACATGGTGTGGGCGACTTTCCAGAATCCCGATCCCCTCGGCGTCAGCATCCAGTTGTGGGCGCCGGGAATGCCGGGAACCTGGGTCGACAAACTGCTCGACCGCCGCGGCGAGTTCGTCCACCACATCGCATTCCTCTCCGACGACTTCGGTCACACGGTCGAGCAATGCCGTCAAGCCGGACTACCGGTTCTTCTCGACGAGAACAGCGGTCCCCCCAACATCCCATGGCTCCAGTGGAACTTCATCGGGGAGGACAAAGCGCACGGCGTGCTGATCGAACTCGCTACCCGGTACCAAGCCGTGGGCGATCGCTGGTACCCCCATCCCGGCAACGCCGAGAACGACCATCTCGCTGCGGAGCTTCGGCAGCGTTGGGACGAAGCCCCCTTCGGCGAAGATTGA